CAGAAGTGTTCATGCAAGTTTCGTATACGTGCCGTTCAAAATTTCGTGTCTAAAAATGATAAAGAGACGGTGGTGTGGAACATTGTAACCTCCGAGGGTGCTAGACTACACAACCACAACGTAGCCGTTTATATGGACGGGGATCGGCACTTTGCGGGATTGGACGCGGAAGAGAAGGCATATGTTAGGCAACAAACATTGGCCGGGGTTCTACCGAGGGATATTAAAAATGGTCTTCATTTGAGAACCCCCGGAAAACCTCAACCGTCAAGCACCCAACTATATAATGAAACAAGGAAAATTAAGAAAGAAGTTATGGGTGAAAGAAACACCGCTCAGCAAATGTTGGCTCTAGCGGTGGAAGCGAAATACGTCCACTGGCACGAGATTGATTCCGAGTCAAAAGAGTTGACTCACATTTTCATGGCTCATCctgaagcgattaagttgttcCGGGCTTATCCTTATGTCGTCCTCATGGATTCGACTTATAAAACCAACGTTTACAAGAATCCACTCA
This region of Silene latifolia isolate original U9 population unplaced genomic scaffold, ASM4854445v1 scaffold_566, whole genome shotgun sequence genomic DNA includes:
- the LOC141639707 gene encoding protein FAR1-RELATED SEQUENCE 4-like, translated to ESWEDFGENPIYYNPLFETTIDFETRDDAFNWAQKIAFENEFALVKANNGAKNRKKNGLLASYFRCKRHGKPKESDDLEKLRRSQKCSCKFRIRAVQNFVSKNDKETVVWNIVTSEGARLHNHNVAVYMDGDRHFAGLDAEEKAYVRQQTLAGVLPRDIKNGLHLRTPGKPQPSSTQLYNETRKIKKEVMGERNTAQQMLALAVEAKYVHWHEIDSESKELTHIFMAHPEAIKLFRAYPYVVLMDSTYKTNVYKNPLIEMVGVTPTGSSFLIACSMIPTESNVNYKWLLRKLYAILDATGVASFAVFVTDRELGLISALEQVFPRAEHLLCR